A window of the Lolium perenne isolate Kyuss_39 chromosome 7, Kyuss_2.0, whole genome shotgun sequence genome harbors these coding sequences:
- the LOC127311496 gene encoding uncharacterized protein, which translates to MAHHVLPLLLVVVFGAATAMAASGDDAMPPIPEFHMDIPPMPQPADIPPPSPCLNSLSPVCNGVSTQDSPNLAPCCTVFKKLFNNDPTCVCDAVVQAQKVAKEYKLNGTMYDGLETFRLCDMPTTSCEPGKPGSENLGSAAPNGRSIGAFQTMLLLPLSCFMLLL; encoded by the exons ATGGCGCACCACGTTCTTCCGTTGCTCCTGGTGGTCGTGTTCGGTGCTGCCACGGCAATGGCGGCGAGCGGAGACGACGCGATGCCGCCAATACCGGAGTTCCATATGGACATCCCGCCGATGCCACAGCCGGCGGACATCCCGCCGCCGTCACCGTGCCTGAACAGCTTATCGCCCGTGTGCAATGGCGTCAGTACCCAGGACAGCCCCAATCTGGCGCCCTGCTGCACCGTGTTCAAGAAGCTCTTCAACAACGACCCCACGTGCGTCTGCGATGCCGTCGTTCAGGCTCAGAAGGTCGCAAAGGAGTACAAGCTCAACGGCACCATGTACGACGGCCTAGAGACGTTCCGCCTCTGCGACATGCCTACCACCAGCTGCGAGCCAGGAAAACCAG GTTCAGAAAACTTAGGAAGTGCGGCACCTAATGGGAGGTCCATTGGTGCCTTTCAAACCATGCTTCTCCTCCCATTGTCGTGCTTCATGCTGTTGTTGTAA